ACTTTATGAAGCTTTCTTCTCCTACAGAAGAGAAACAATCGGACAACACATGCAGGCAGAGACAATCTCTTCGACACACGACCTAAATAAACAAAATTCTTACCACTGCAGTGATTGGTTTTGAATTACGATCTTCTTGTGCACGTCTCCCACCTTTCACCACCCGACTTGAGCCATGTGCACTCTTTAACAAACGAATTCACCTATTTGCAGAACCTTGATTTATGTTTGTGTTCACAAGTTCATTTTGCGGTCGTCGAGCCCTTCTTATGATTCCAGTATCACCATCAGCAGATACATTACAATTTCTTGGTTCCTCATAATCATTAACTACATTGCTCACTTGGCCCATGCTAACATCGGATGAAAAGGTCATCTGGGcatcattttgattttgaaataaccCAACATTTCCCTTCTGCTCAACGGCACTATGGTCAAAGGGGACGCCAACGGTGCTGAAAAACTCTGGCGCTGTCCCCAAAGGAACATTCCTGTCCATTGCCTCCTCAGGATATGGAACTTGCATAGACTGCAGCATACATACAATTAGACTATCATTAAAAAGGAGACACAAGAAAATCGTGTTACAGCCAGAGTTGACACTAGGAGTTAGGAAGCTACCACATGTTACCATCATGGCAGAACCTACCCGGAAAGACAAAGCAAAAGCGTTAAAGCTGTGTTTACTCACAGGCATATTGGTTACTTTTAAATCTGAGTCACTACCCCATCCGCTGTCCTTAACATTAAACAAGGGGTAGTTCATTGGTTGACTTCCGGTCTCCTCATAGGAGAGTTGATCCGAAGTAAGTGACTCGAAAAGGTCTGAAATACCTGTCTCATTTGTACCATATTGAAGCCCACTTAGACCATCTGGTTCATTGCTTGCTTGATAATCAAATACTTGTGGAAGATGCACAAGTGCCGGGGAGAATAATATGTCATCAAATAGATCATTTTCTAGATCAGAAAATATGTCCGAGTTCAACAGCTGATTCTCCTGTAGGGAACATCGTGTAAAAATACACAGATCAATAAACCAAATAAGGGAGAAtgaaaacaataaaagaaaTGAAGGAATCTATCTATACAGATCAAAGATTAACACAGTTAGGCCATCTAACCTCTAGAGCCAGTTTTACATTCTGAGGTTGGGCATTATGAGCATCATATTCATCACTATTGCGATCAACTGGTGTTATAATGTTGGATGTTGTTTCCTCAGAGGTCTCACGGATAATTGCCTGGGTCTTATCTTCTGTAAGCAGTGATGAGGATACAGCAACAGGAGGTAGAGGAGTATCGGATTGTACATCTTCAGGAGAATACTTGGCAGCCATAGGAGTTGAAGCTGTCTTCTCCACTTCACCACAGTTTGAAACTTCAATGCTCTCATCTTGTTTCTTAAATAATCGACAAATGACATATGGATTCTGGTCCAAGTCAAATAGACCAAATTGACAATTTAGTAACTATCATCATATTCATATAATTCATTAGCTAGTAAGTTGCAATAACAGTACAGAAATTAATAATTACAAATTAGTTGAAGTAATGAATAAGGATTAAGGAACAAGAATGCAAGAGCGTAGTCTAAGAACCTTCACAAGAATCTAAAGCCCTTGTTCTTTATAATACAAATAATTATAAGGGGGAATTATTTCTAAGAGAGATTTGTATGCAATGTCACAGAGGTTGATCTCAAACTCAACAAACAAGAGCTTCAGATAGAGATATAAGATCTTGAAGGCGTATCAGATTTAAAAACATGAGATTTCAGCTTCAGCGAGTAGGAACAAAGCAACCCTTAAATAAAAAGGGAATGAGACTCAGACACAAGAaacaaaacaataataaaaaattcacaaaattGTATAGCTATTGGAATTCACAAAGATCCAATGTCAACTAAAATCCCATGATAATGAAGACACATTAAAAAACTAATGTAACATAATCAAGAGAATCGACCTGTCCAGGATTGGTACCATCAAGCTCCTGCAAGGTGGGCTGGTACTCATGCATCACCCAATTTGTCCTCTTCCCTCTGGGTGCACGCCCATTATAGAATACCAAAGTCTTCTTTATTCCAATCAAGCTGGACCCAGACTTGACTTTACGATCCCTGCCTGTTGCTTTCCAAAATCCATGTTCTGTTGCTCGGTTCACTAGATTCCCATTTGGATACTTCCTGTCCTGTGGACAGAAGAAGAACCACTCCGGATCCTTGTTCCGTATCACTGACAAATCTGCAACAAAACCAAACCACCACCCaagaaattaataaataaaaaatagcaAATAAAATAACATAACCACCTCAAACTCCAAGCCTACTAGCTCTTACAGAGCAGCCCCACACTCATACTTGTAATCAAAATAAGCACTCAGGGGTAAGTACATAACAATCAAATTTATAAACATAGTTTATGAATTATGATATACCCTTTCAGCTTACTTAAGCTTCAATATTGAGTACTGGTTAAGCTATTCTGATATAATCTCTCATGTAATGAACTCATTGAACCAACGACAGCTCTATTAATAGCAAGTTGTGATTGGTGGTGGCACATAATCCAAAGTACAATAACTCCATAAGCTAGACTTCTACTATGTTTGGATCAGATTATCTTTCATCTAAATCAAATCTGAAACCGAGAAGCTTGTTCCCAGATTTGattcggacaattttagaagaatttctaagtgcatgtttggaaacgcTTCTTCCCAGAATTGattcatcagaagcaattgtaGAAGTATTTCTAAGTACATGTTTGGAAACTCGTTTGAAGACCACCATGAAGCAAAAAATCATGGTGGATGGAAGCAACTTCTCTTAATTTTTGCATCTGTCCGCCGTGATTTTGGTTTCACAGTGATTTTCAAAAACGGTCTAAACACATGATCAGTGCATATTAAAATCAGAATTTGCATGTCTTGAAATTTTGAACTTCACTGAATCAGCGAGAGAAAAAAAGTACCGGGTAAATCCCAGGGCTCCCATTTGCAGACATCGATTTCTCGGATAACCCAAACATCATCACCATTACCGTTGATCTTCTGCCTGAGGTAGAAATCGATGATTTCCTCATCCGATGGCCGGAATCGGATCGCAATCGGCAGAGAATTCAAAGACAACACCGGCTTGGATGTTGTTTCCTCTGAGGTCTCAGGGATAATTGGCTTGGGTTTAACATTTTCTGTAAGCAGTGACGAGGATAAAGCAACAACAGGTAGAGGAGTATCGGATTGTACTTCTTCAGGACAATACTTGGCAGCAATAGGAGTTGAAGCTGTCTGCTCAACTTCACCACAGTTTGAAACTTCAATGCTCTCATCATGTTTCTTAAATAATCGACAAATGACATATGGATTCTGGTACAAGTCAAATAGACCAAATTGACAATTTAGTAACTATCATCATATTCATATAATGCATTAGCTAGTAAGTTGCAATAGCAGTACGGTCGGAAATTAATAAATACAAGTTAGTTGAAGTAATGCATAAGGATTAAGGAACAAGAATGCAAGAGCAGTCTAAGAACCTTCACAAGAATATGAAGCCTTTGTTCTTTATATTCCAAATAATTGTATGCAATGTCACAGAGGTTGATCTCAAACTCAACAAACAAGAGCTTCAGATAGATATAAGACCTTGAAGGCGTATCAAATTTAAAAGCATGAGTTTTCAGCTTCAGCAAGTAGTAACAAAGCAACCCTTAAATAAAAAGGGAATGAGACTAAGACACAAGAAACAAAACAATGACAAAAGAATTCACAAAATTGTATAGCTATTGCAATTCACAAAGATCCAATGTCAACTAAAACGCCATGCTAACAAAGACACATAAAAAAACTAATGTAACATAATCAAGAGAGTCGACCTGTCCAGGATTGGTGCCATCAAGCTCCTGCAGGGTGGTCCGGTACTCATGCATCACCCAGTTGGTCCTCTTCCCTTTGGGTGCACGACCATGATAGAATACCAAAGTCTTCTTCATTCCAATCAAGCTGGACCCAGACTTGATTTTACGATCAATGCCCGTTGCCTTCCAATACCCATGTCCTGTTGCTCGC
This is a stretch of genomic DNA from Lotus japonicus ecotype B-129 chromosome 1, LjGifu_v1.2. It encodes these proteins:
- the LOC130748327 gene encoding protein NTM1-like 9 codes for the protein MTPPNYLYITLYTSHVSICLGFQLFIFDPGSFHPKFPPLLYLNFGFPFFVLMGVVETAMPVLSLNSLPLGFRFQPSDEDIIDLYLRQKINNNGDDVWVIREIDVCKWEPWELPEFSVIRNKDPEWFFFCPLDRKYPNGNRLKRATGHGYWKATGIDRKIKSGSSLIGMKKTLVFYHGRAPKGKRTNWVMHEYRTTLQELDGTNPGQNPYVICRLFKKHDESIEVSNCGEVEQTASTPIAAKYCPEEVQSDTPLPVVALSSSLLTENVKPKPIIPETSEETTSKPVLSLNSLPIAIRFRPSDEEIIDFYLRQKINGNGDDVWVIREIDVCKWEPWDLPDLSVIRNKDPEWFFFCPQDRKYPNGNLVNRATEHGFWKATGRDRKVKSGSSLIGIKKTLVFYNGRAPRGKRTNWVMHEYQPTLQELDGTNPGQNPYVICRLFKKQDESIEVSNCGEVEKTASTPMAAKYSPEDVQSDTPLPPVAVSSSLLTEDKTQAIIRETSEETTSNIITPVDRNSDEYDAHNAQPQNVKLALEENQLLNSDIFSDLENDLFDDILFSPALVHLPQVFDYQASNEPDGLSGLQYGTNETGISDLFESLTSDQLSYEETGSQPMNYPLFNVKDSGWGSDSDLKVTNMPSMQVPYPEEAMDRNVPLGTAPEFFSTVGVPFDHSAVEQKGNVGLFQNQNDAQMTFSSDVSMGQVSNVVNDYEEPRNCNVSADGDTGIIRRARRPQNELVNTNINQGSANR